In Phocoena phocoena chromosome 8, mPhoPho1.1, whole genome shotgun sequence, the following are encoded in one genomic region:
- the MRGPRG gene encoding LOW QUALITY PROTEIN: mas-related G-protein coupled receptor member G (The sequence of the model RefSeq protein was modified relative to this genomic sequence to represent the inferred CDS: inserted 2 bases in 2 codons): MFGLWRTFTGVVFYLIPAVGLGGLVGNGLVLWHLGFHIKKGPFSVYILHVATADFLFLGCQLGFSAVQAALGSKDSLYFAVTLLXFSAGLWLLAAFSAERCVSDIFPACYRGCRPRHTSGIVCGLIWALTPPAVLLPANACGLLREGVPLSTCPLASVTWLLSLACVACVAGLALFVWVTCCSQRPRPRFYGIFLGSVFLLFFCGLPYILYWTLHPILNLLLPVFLLLATLLACXRRPLIYFTTGRQPGKWEPLRVVLQRALGEGAQLGAGRLSLPMGRMSGPARVPPTLHQTLQDHVSSRPPPSSLALGTHGPGASGEPWS, translated from the exons ATGTTCGGGCTCTGGAGGACCTTCACCGGCGTGGTTTTCTACCTCATTCCGGCTGTGGGCCTCGGGGGGCTGGTGGGGAACGGGCTGGTCCTCTGGCACCTGGGCTTCCACATCAAGAAGGGCCCCTTCTCTGTCTACATCCTCCATGTGGCCACCGCGGACTTCCTCTTCCTGGGCTGCCAGCTGGGCTTCTCGGCCGTCCAGGCGGCCCTGGGTTCCAAGGACAGCCTCTACTTCGCCGTCACCTTGT CCTTCTCCGCGGGGCTCTGGCTGCTGGCCGCCTTCAGCGCCGAGCGCTGCGTCTCCGACATCTTCCCCGCCTGCTACCGGGGCTGCCGCCCCAGACACACGTCGGGCATCGTCTGCGGCCTGATCTGGGCCTTGACCCCGCCGGCCGTGCTGCTGCCCGCCAACGCCTGCGGCCTGCTGCGCGAGGGCGTGCCCCTGTCCACCTGCCCACTAGCTAGCGTCACGTGGCTGCTGTCCTTGGCCTGCGTGGCCTGCGTGGCCGGGCTTGCGCTCTTCGTCTGGGTGACGTGCTGCTCCCAGCGCCCGCGCCCTCGGTTCTACGGCATCTTCCTGGGCTCCGTATTCCTGCTCTTCTTCTGCGGCCTCCCCTACATCCTCTACTGGACCCTGCACCCCATCCTGAACCTCCTGCTGCCTGTGTTCCTCCTGCTGGCCACCCTCCTGGCCT CCAGGAGGCCGCTCATCTACTTCACGACGGGCCGGCAGCCGGGCAAGTGGGAGCCACTCCGGGTGGTCCTCCAgagggccctgggggagggggcccagCTGGGGGCCGGGAGGCTGTCCCTGCCCATGGGCCGCATGTCAGGGCCGGCCAGGGTCCCCCCAACCCTTCACCAGACCCTCCAGGACCATGTGTCATCCCGGCCCCCCCCCAGCTCACTGGCCCTGGGGACCCACGGGCCGGGGGCATCAGGAGAGCCGTGGTCTTGA